The Corallococcus caeni region CGACGCCGCCCTGTGCCTGCTGGACGAGGCGCTGGACTGCCTCTACGCCGGACGGGGCGCGCCGTGAGGCCGCCGGCCCCCGGGGCCGCGCGGTGAACCGCCCCAACCTCCGGAGGCCCGCCCCATGACGGCGCGCACCGCCCGGCCCGGCGGCACGCCCGAGGGCCGCTGCCTGCAGGCCCTGACCTGGCGGCGCCTGGAGTCCCCCGGCACCGAGCACTTCGAGCTGTGGGAGTCCGCCGAGGGGCCCCTCCTCACGGGCACCGCGGTGCTGGTGGGCGAAGGGCTGCCGCTGCTCGCGCGCTACACCGTGGCGTGCGACCCGGACTGGCACACGCGCGAGCTGCGGCTGGCGCTGCACCAGGGCGGCACGCGCCGCACGCTGGTGCTCCAGGTGGACGACCACCAGCGCTGGTGGCGCGAGGGCCGCGAGCTGCCGGACCTGCGCGGGTGCGTGGACGTGGACCTGAGCGTCACCCCCTCCACCAACACCCTGCCCATCCGCCGGCTGGGGCTGGAGCCGGGCCAGTCCCGCGACGTCACGGCCGCGTGGGTGCGGCTGCCGGACCTGTCCCTGGAGCGGCTGGAGCAGCGCTACACCCGGCTGTCCTCCACGCGCTACCGCTACGAGAGCGCGGGCGGCGCCTTCGTGGCCGAGGTGGACACCGACGCCCTGGGGCTCGTCACGCACTACCCGGGCGGCTGGGAACGCGTCGCCACGTCCGACGGTTGAGCCCGGGCGCAACCCTTGCGCCCCAACCCGGACAATCCTTCACGCGCCTTCACGCCTCTGGGGGACTGCG contains the following coding sequences:
- a CDS encoding putative glycolipid-binding domain-containing protein, producing the protein MTARTARPGGTPEGRCLQALTWRRLESPGTEHFELWESAEGPLLTGTAVLVGEGLPLLARYTVACDPDWHTRELRLALHQGGTRRTLVLQVDDHQRWWREGRELPDLRGCVDVDLSVTPSTNTLPIRRLGLEPGQSRDVTAAWVRLPDLSLERLEQRYTRLSSTRYRYESAGGAFVAEVDTDALGLVTHYPGGWERVATSDG